From a single Streptomyces liliifuscus genomic region:
- a CDS encoding NDP-hexose 2,3-dehydratase family protein, producing MAETLSTPLPTRSGDESLAVRIATSVSIVDKGALHSLAEFHAWFAERGKKVARVHKMPLDELAGWSTDPDTHNIGHDSGKFFSVQGLSVELPGAPIPAWSQPIINQPEIGILGILVKEFNGVLHCLMQAKMEPGNRNGLQLSPTVQATRSNYTRVHRGNAVPYLSYFQDTSQHSVMTDALQSEQGSWFFQKRNRNMVVETDEDVEPHEAFMWLTIGQLHRLLAIDDLINMDTRTVLSCLPFSGSRLAEQLPGPGSELRLPILRSCSEDHGSLHSTGDILSWITDARTRHEVSTRLVPLREVENWRRSQYAVSHDTGRFFDVIGVHIETDGDREVREWTQPMIAPAGVGIVAFLVKRIEGVLHVLAHARVEPGYLDVVELSPTVMCTPSNYEGLPPAARPAFLNHVLSARPEQVLFETILSEEGGRFYHAQNRYLIVESDIEVTPEPAPDYRWMALHQMVGLLRHSHYVNVQARSLIACLHSLSGAPRDL from the coding sequence GTGGCCGAGACATTGTCGACGCCCCTGCCCACCCGTTCCGGCGACGAGTCGCTCGCGGTCCGTATCGCCACGTCGGTGAGTATCGTCGACAAGGGCGCGCTCCACAGCCTTGCCGAATTCCATGCCTGGTTCGCCGAGCGCGGTAAAAAAGTGGCCCGTGTCCACAAGATGCCCCTCGATGAGCTCGCCGGCTGGAGCACCGACCCCGACACCCACAACATCGGGCACGACAGCGGGAAGTTCTTCAGTGTGCAGGGACTTTCCGTCGAACTGCCCGGGGCGCCGATCCCTGCCTGGTCACAGCCCATCATCAACCAGCCGGAGATCGGAATTCTCGGAATTCTGGTCAAGGAATTCAACGGCGTCCTGCACTGTCTGATGCAGGCCAAGATGGAGCCGGGCAACCGCAACGGCCTTCAGCTCTCCCCGACGGTCCAGGCCACCCGGAGCAACTACACACGGGTGCACCGGGGCAACGCCGTACCGTACCTGTCGTACTTCCAGGACACCTCGCAGCACAGTGTCATGACGGACGCGCTGCAGTCCGAACAGGGCTCGTGGTTCTTCCAGAAGCGCAACCGGAACATGGTCGTGGAGACCGACGAGGACGTCGAGCCGCACGAGGCGTTCATGTGGCTCACCATCGGTCAGCTGCACCGGCTGCTCGCGATCGACGACCTGATCAACATGGACACCCGGACCGTGCTGTCGTGTCTGCCGTTCTCCGGGTCCCGGCTCGCCGAGCAACTGCCCGGGCCCGGAAGCGAACTACGGCTGCCCATCCTGCGTTCGTGCAGCGAGGACCACGGCAGTCTGCACAGCACCGGCGACATCCTGAGCTGGATCACCGACGCCCGTACCCGGCACGAGGTGAGCACCCGGCTCGTGCCGCTGCGTGAGGTGGAGAACTGGCGGCGCAGCCAGTACGCGGTCTCCCACGACACCGGCCGGTTCTTCGACGTCATCGGTGTGCACATCGAGACCGACGGCGACCGGGAGGTGCGCGAGTGGACCCAGCCCATGATCGCGCCCGCGGGCGTCGGCATCGTGGCCTTCCTCGTCAAGCGGATCGAGGGTGTCCTGCACGTCCTGGCGCACGCCCGCGTCGAGCCCGGCTATCTGGACGTCGTGGAGCTCTCGCCCACGGTCATGTGCACCCCGTCGAACTATGAGGGTCTTCCTCCGGCGGCCCGGCCGGCCTTCCTGAACCACGTGCTGTCCGCCCGCCCCGAGCAGGTGCTTTTCGAGACGATCCTGTCCGAGGAGGGCGGCCGGTTCTACCACGCCCAGAACCGCTATCTCATCGTCGAGTCCGACATCGAGGTCACCCCCGAACCGGCCCCGGACTACCGCTGGATGGCGCTCCACCAGATGGTCGGCCTGCTCCGGCACAGCCACTACGTCAACGTCCAGGCCCGCAGCCTCATCGCCTGTCTGCACAGCCTCTCCGGAGCGCCGCGGGACCTCTGA
- a CDS encoding AMP-binding protein: MDAADHALYARFLRGLARAPERPAVRSGGQTVTYAEAHRTALRQAGSLLHATAEAPTAIGVLAAKGIPAYQGILTALCAGAAVVPLRPDFPVARTAEMMRAAGVTAVIADAQGRRLLPELLADRPDTVVLAADDNPEREHTAGRPVVVDERHALSEPRPVAPDDTAYVLFTSGSTGRPKGVPLSHGNFAHYFQVLDTRYDFTAEDVFTQTFDLNFDCSLFDMFSAWGAGASIARIPPQAYRDLPAHLTEQGVTVWFSTPSSIALVRRLGGLRPGSLPTLRWSLFAGEALKCADTDDWQRAAPASFVENLYGPTELTVTVTAHRWSPEVSPVVGANGVVPIGPLHKGLDHVLLDTDGRPHPDTGELCITGPQMAGRYLDPSDDHGRFLDHDGRCWYRTGDRVRLAPGGDLVYLGRMDAQVQVQGWRVELAEVDHALQACEGVDEAVTVGATTGAGTELVVFYTAAAPVPPARFATLLRATLPDGVVPRHYHHIAELPLNSNRKTDRRALTARADEILAGT; the protein is encoded by the coding sequence ATGGACGCCGCCGACCACGCACTGTACGCACGCTTCCTGCGCGGACTCGCCCGCGCACCCGAACGGCCCGCGGTGCGGTCCGGCGGGCAGACGGTGACCTACGCCGAGGCCCACCGCACCGCCCTGCGCCAGGCCGGATCCCTGCTGCACGCCACGGCCGAAGCGCCCACGGCGATCGGGGTGCTGGCGGCCAAGGGGATCCCCGCCTACCAGGGCATCCTGACCGCCCTGTGCGCCGGCGCGGCCGTGGTGCCGCTGCGGCCCGACTTCCCAGTCGCCCGCACCGCCGAGATGATGCGGGCCGCCGGGGTCACCGCCGTCATCGCGGACGCCCAGGGCAGGCGCCTGCTCCCCGAACTGCTCGCCGACCGGCCGGACACCGTGGTCCTGGCCGCCGACGACAACCCGGAGCGGGAGCACACGGCGGGTCGCCCCGTGGTGGTGGACGAGCGACACGCCCTGTCGGAGCCCCGGCCCGTGGCCCCCGACGACACGGCCTATGTGCTGTTCACCTCCGGCTCCACCGGGCGGCCCAAGGGCGTGCCGCTCAGCCACGGGAACTTCGCCCACTACTTCCAAGTGCTCGACACCCGCTACGACTTCACCGCCGAGGACGTCTTCACCCAGACCTTCGACCTCAACTTCGACTGCTCCCTTTTCGACATGTTCAGCGCCTGGGGCGCGGGCGCGAGCATCGCCCGGATCCCGCCGCAGGCCTACCGGGACCTGCCGGCCCACCTCACCGAACAGGGCGTCACCGTCTGGTTCTCCACCCCCAGCAGCATCGCGCTCGTCCGCCGCCTGGGCGGCCTGCGCCCGGGCTCCCTGCCCACCCTGCGCTGGAGCCTGTTCGCGGGCGAGGCACTCAAGTGCGCGGACACCGACGACTGGCAGCGCGCGGCCCCCGCGTCCTTCGTGGAGAACCTCTACGGACCCACCGAACTGACCGTGACCGTCACCGCCCACCGGTGGTCACCGGAGGTCTCCCCGGTCGTCGGCGCCAACGGCGTCGTCCCGATCGGCCCCCTCCACAAGGGCCTCGACCACGTCCTCCTCGACACGGACGGCCGACCCCACCCCGACACCGGCGAACTGTGCATCACCGGGCCCCAGATGGCCGGCCGCTACCTCGACCCCTCCGACGACCACGGCAGATTCCTCGACCACGACGGACGCTGCTGGTACCGCACCGGGGACCGGGTCCGGCTGGCACCCGGCGGCGACCTGGTCTACCTCGGCCGGATGGACGCCCAGGTCCAGGTCCAGGGCTGGCGCGTCGAACTGGCCGAGGTCGACCACGCGCTCCAGGCGTGCGAAGGCGTCGACGAGGCCGTCACCGTCGGCGCGACCACCGGCGCCGGCACGGAACTGGTCGTCTTCTACACCGCCGCCGCACCCGTACCGCCGGCCCGCTTCGCCACGCTGCTCCGCGCCACCCTGCCGGACGGTGTCGTACCACGGCATTACCACCACATCGCGGAACTGCCGCTGAATTCCAACCGCAAGACCGACCGGCGGGCCCTTACCGCACGGGCCGACGAAATCCTCGCCGGAACGTGA
- a CDS encoding aldo/keto reductase — protein sequence MLYRKLGRTALNVSPLCLGTLNLGVRTTRDEAFALMDEALEQGINFFDTANQYGWQVHKGLTEEIIGEWFAQGGGRRERVVLGTKVSNPMSDLPNDQGLSARHIVASCEDSLRRLRTDWIDVYQMHNVDPSASWEEVWQAMETLVHQGKIRYVGSSNFAGWHLADAQAAAARRNFLGIVSEQCVYNLATRFVETEVVPAAVAHGIGVLAWSPLHGGLLGGALRKLDDGTAVKTAQGRAALALETRRDAVSHYEKLCAEISLDPAQVALAWLLSRPGLTAAVIGPRTAAHLAGALNTLDLRLPDDVLDRLDELFPPIGNGRPAPAAWLD from the coding sequence ATGCTCTACCGGAAGCTCGGACGTACGGCACTGAACGTGAGCCCGCTGTGCCTGGGCACGCTCAACCTCGGCGTCCGCACCACGCGCGACGAGGCGTTCGCGCTCATGGACGAGGCTCTGGAGCAGGGCATCAACTTCTTCGACACCGCCAACCAGTACGGCTGGCAGGTCCACAAGGGACTCACCGAGGAGATCATCGGGGAGTGGTTCGCGCAGGGCGGCGGGCGGCGCGAGCGCGTGGTCCTCGGCACCAAGGTCAGCAACCCGATGAGCGACCTGCCCAACGACCAGGGGCTGTCGGCGCGTCATATCGTCGCCTCCTGCGAGGACTCGCTGCGGCGGCTGCGTACCGACTGGATCGATGTCTACCAGATGCACAACGTCGACCCGTCGGCCTCCTGGGAGGAGGTGTGGCAGGCCATGGAGACCCTCGTGCACCAGGGCAAGATCCGCTACGTCGGATCCTCCAACTTCGCCGGCTGGCACCTCGCCGACGCCCAGGCCGCGGCGGCCCGCCGCAACTTCCTCGGCATCGTCTCCGAGCAGTGCGTCTACAACCTCGCGACCCGCTTCGTGGAGACCGAGGTCGTGCCCGCCGCCGTGGCCCACGGCATCGGGGTCCTCGCCTGGTCGCCGCTGCACGGCGGGCTGCTCGGCGGCGCGCTGCGCAAGCTGGACGACGGGACGGCGGTGAAGACCGCGCAGGGCCGCGCGGCTCTCGCCCTGGAGACCCGGCGCGACGCCGTCTCGCACTACGAGAAGCTGTGCGCGGAGATCTCCCTCGACCCGGCCCAGGTCGCGCTGGCCTGGCTGCTGTCCCGCCCCGGGCTCACGGCGGCCGTCATCGGCCCGCGCACCGCCGCCCACCTGGCCGGCGCGCTGAACACCCTGGACCTGCGGCTTCCCGACGACGTCCTCGACCGGCTCGACGAGTTGTTCCCGCCGATCGGCAACGGCCGCCCGGCACCCGCGGCCTGGCTCGACTGA
- a CDS encoding cobalamin B12-binding domain-containing protein: MYPSHVRQMSTAAPTHRPQDPLPHLPSGGAPPVLISSVASDSHTWNLVFLQLLIEELGHEVVNLGPCVPDELLVAECRDRRPGLVVISTVNGHGYQDGMRVIRELRACEELDGIPVVIGGKLGVAGSGQSQQAAELAWAGFDAVFPDDAEAVSSFAHYIKALPQRVAS, translated from the coding sequence ATGTATCCCTCCCACGTCCGCCAGATGTCCACCGCCGCCCCCACCCACCGGCCGCAGGACCCCCTGCCGCACCTCCCGAGCGGCGGCGCACCCCCCGTGCTGATCAGCAGCGTCGCGTCCGACTCGCACACCTGGAACCTGGTCTTCCTGCAGCTGCTGATCGAGGAGCTGGGCCACGAGGTCGTCAACCTCGGGCCGTGCGTGCCCGACGAGCTGCTCGTCGCCGAGTGCCGCGACCGGCGCCCCGGTCTCGTCGTCATCAGCACCGTCAACGGTCACGGCTACCAGGACGGGATGCGCGTCATCCGCGAACTGCGCGCCTGCGAGGAACTCGACGGCATCCCCGTCGTCATCGGCGGCAAGCTCGGCGTCGCCGGATCGGGCCAGTCGCAGCAGGCCGCGGAACTGGCCTGGGCGGGCTTCGACGCGGTGTTCCCCGACGACGCGGAGGCGGTGTCCTCGTTCGCGCACTACATAAAGGCGCTTCCCCAACGGGTCGCGTCTTGA
- a CDS encoding phosphopantetheine-binding protein, giving the protein MWDDRFESLLRRYLPFLSADQPLEHDVSLRDVGLDSLGTVELLAELENTYGVHFQDEALTKETFETPGVLWKTLSALAEPRP; this is encoded by the coding sequence ATGTGGGACGACCGTTTCGAGAGCCTGCTCCGCCGCTATCTGCCGTTCCTCTCCGCCGACCAGCCGCTTGAGCACGACGTCAGCCTGCGCGACGTCGGCCTCGACTCGCTCGGCACCGTCGAACTCCTCGCCGAACTGGAGAACACCTACGGCGTCCACTTCCAGGACGAGGCCCTCACCAAGGAGACCTTCGAAACCCCCGGCGTGCTGTGGAAGACGCTGTCGGCCCTGGCCGAACCGCGCCCCTGA
- a CDS encoding class I SAM-dependent DNA methyltransferase: MYEEDFAHVYDDIYRRHKNYAGEADRIRELALEYRPDAASLLDVGCGTGEHLAHLRKHFDVAGVDLAPPMIRIASAKLPGVPLLQDDMCTFGLERTFDVVCSMYSSVGYLASADDLFTAVKNMAHHLRPGGVLIVEPWILREDWNGGDLVEAGFENEGGKVVRMGRWTTRDGRSHVEMHYLVATGSDPVRHFVDEQELSLFSREEYETAFRSAGCAVEYRPDGYADRGVFIGVRGAQRTV; the protein is encoded by the coding sequence ATGTACGAAGAGGATTTCGCCCACGTCTACGACGACATCTACCGACGGCACAAGAACTACGCCGGTGAAGCCGACCGCATCCGCGAACTGGCCCTCGAATACCGTCCGGACGCAGCAAGTCTGCTGGACGTCGGCTGCGGCACGGGCGAGCATCTGGCCCATCTGCGGAAGCACTTCGACGTGGCCGGCGTGGATCTCGCCCCGCCCATGATCCGTATCGCCTCCGCCAAGCTTCCCGGAGTGCCCCTGCTCCAGGACGACATGTGCACCTTCGGCCTTGAGCGGACCTTCGACGTGGTCTGTTCGATGTACAGCTCGGTGGGCTATCTGGCGTCGGCGGACGATCTGTTCACCGCCGTCAAGAACATGGCGCACCATCTGCGTCCGGGCGGGGTGCTGATCGTCGAACCCTGGATCCTGCGGGAGGACTGGAACGGCGGCGACCTCGTGGAGGCCGGCTTCGAGAACGAGGGCGGCAAGGTCGTCCGGATGGGCCGCTGGACCACCAGGGACGGACGCAGCCACGTCGAGATGCACTATCTCGTCGCCACGGGATCCGATCCGGTACGGCACTTCGTGGACGAGCAGGAACTGTCGCTGTTCTCCCGCGAGGAGTACGAGACGGCGTTCCGGTCGGCGGGGTGCGCGGTGGAGTACCGACCCGACGGCTACGCGGACCGCGGGGTCTTCATCGGGGTGCGGGGGGCCCAGCGGACCGTCTGA
- a CDS encoding ACP S-malonyltransferase has translation MDTTQHEPGVDGGATAMVFPGMGPASFAEVGRFLVTNRQVRELLAEADDTLGYSLVDRFRETEGDYSEYAQIAFLVNCVALARWAEQNLGVSPRICTGASFGEKSVAAYSGALAFADAVRMTAGLARCMDEYFRTEHTGVVTHSFVRAPRERLDEILAELDELGEWHETSCHIDHDFFMLTLHERNSAWLEARLRSAGAMPLYAMRPPMHAAAFGGLRRKAEEEVVGGLTFHDPALPVVADQDGALLTTGEEVRTMLLESFVRPLRWPDVIASLQGQGVTRVCVAGPDSLFGRVGTTTRAFEVLAATPRLALQPRPRSTTAA, from the coding sequence ATGGACACGACACAGCACGAACCGGGCGTGGACGGCGGAGCGACCGCCATGGTCTTCCCCGGCATGGGGCCCGCGTCGTTCGCCGAGGTCGGCAGGTTCCTGGTGACCAACCGACAGGTCCGCGAACTGCTCGCGGAGGCGGACGACACGCTCGGCTACTCGCTCGTGGACCGCTTCCGCGAGACCGAGGGCGACTACTCCGAGTACGCCCAGATCGCCTTCCTGGTGAACTGCGTGGCCCTCGCCCGCTGGGCCGAGCAGAACCTCGGCGTGAGCCCCCGGATCTGCACCGGGGCCAGCTTCGGCGAGAAGTCCGTCGCCGCCTACAGCGGCGCGCTCGCCTTCGCCGACGCGGTGCGCATGACGGCCGGGCTCGCCCGCTGCATGGACGAGTACTTCCGCACCGAACACACCGGTGTCGTGACCCACTCGTTCGTCCGCGCGCCCCGGGAGCGGCTCGACGAGATCCTCGCCGAACTCGACGAGCTCGGCGAATGGCACGAGACCTCCTGCCACATCGACCACGACTTCTTCATGCTCACCCTCCACGAGCGCAACAGCGCCTGGCTGGAGGCCCGCCTGCGGTCGGCCGGCGCCATGCCGCTCTACGCCATGCGGCCGCCCATGCACGCCGCGGCCTTCGGCGGCCTGCGCCGCAAGGCGGAGGAGGAGGTCGTCGGCGGCCTCACCTTCCACGACCCGGCACTGCCCGTCGTCGCCGACCAGGACGGGGCGCTGCTGACCACCGGCGAAGAGGTGCGCACGATGCTCCTGGAGAGCTTCGTACGCCCCCTGCGCTGGCCCGACGTCATCGCCTCCCTCCAGGGCCAGGGCGTCACCCGCGTCTGCGTCGCCGGACCCGACAGCCTCTTCGGACGCGTCGGGACCACGACCCGCGCCTTCGAGGTCCTCGCCGCCACACCGCGCCTCGCCCTCCAGCCCCGCCCGCGCAGCACCACCGCCGCGTAG
- a CDS encoding proline iminopeptidase-family hydrolase, whose amino-acid sequence MSKPPSAKGTVPFGQYRTWYRVTGDLHSGKPPVVLLHGGPGSTHDYLLAMTSLTDAGWPVVHYDQIGNGGSTHLPDRGADFWTVKLFEDELDNLLDKLGIADDYILYGQSWGGMLGSVHAARRPVGLRGLVVANAPASMKIWLQEMKRLRELLPADVQKVLTEHEEAGTTDSEPYFHAMRAFYDRHVCRIVPWPRDFGATFMEIYNDPTVYFTMNGPNEFHVIGTLRDWSVEFCLPDIAVPTLVLTGRHDEATQATVQPFLDLVPDVRQEVLENSSHVPHLEEPERFQQVMLSYLESLV is encoded by the coding sequence ATGTCCAAACCCCCGAGTGCCAAGGGGACCGTGCCATTCGGTCAATACCGGACCTGGTATCGCGTGACGGGTGACCTGCATTCAGGCAAACCACCGGTGGTGCTGCTCCACGGCGGTCCCGGCAGCACGCACGACTACCTGCTGGCCATGACGTCCCTCACCGACGCCGGCTGGCCCGTGGTCCACTACGACCAGATCGGCAACGGCGGCTCCACCCATCTGCCCGACCGCGGCGCGGACTTCTGGACCGTCAAGCTGTTCGAGGACGAGCTGGACAACCTCCTCGACAAGCTCGGCATCGCCGACGACTACATCCTCTACGGCCAGTCCTGGGGCGGCATGCTCGGCTCGGTGCACGCCGCCCGCCGACCCGTCGGACTGCGCGGCCTGGTCGTCGCCAACGCGCCCGCCTCCATGAAGATCTGGCTCCAGGAGATGAAGCGCCTGCGCGAACTGCTCCCGGCCGACGTCCAGAAGGTGCTGACCGAGCACGAAGAGGCGGGCACCACCGACAGCGAGCCCTACTTCCACGCCATGCGCGCCTTCTACGACCGGCACGTCTGCCGGATCGTGCCATGGCCGCGGGACTTCGGCGCCACCTTCATGGAGATCTACAACGACCCCACCGTCTACTTCACGATGAACGGCCCCAACGAGTTCCACGTGATCGGCACACTGCGCGACTGGTCCGTGGAGTTCTGCCTGCCCGACATCGCCGTGCCCACGCTCGTCCTGACCGGCCGGCACGACGAGGCGACCCAGGCCACCGTGCAGCCGTTCCTCGACCTCGTGCCGGACGTGCGGCAGGAGGTGCTGGAGAACTCCAGCCATGTACCGCACCTGGAGGAGCCCGAGCGGTTCCAGCAGGTCATGCTCTCCTATCTCGAAAGTCTGGTGTGA
- a CDS encoding aminotransferase class I/II-fold pyridoxal phosphate-dependent enzyme, with amino-acid sequence MNDSPVFREPLHVGRPNMGSRARLTERLDGALDRLYLTNGPLVREFEEKLAEVAGVGHCVAVCNATVGLQVAARAAGIRGGDEIIVPAFTWVATAAALDWIGIVPVFCDADERTGNLDPSEVEALIGPRTRGIMGVHVFGYPCAMDELTDIADRHGLPLLFDAAHAIGCTYKGRPVGGFGAAEVYSFHATKFVNSFEGGAIVTRDAEFAERCRELRNFGITASGEIRSGGTNAKMNEAAAAMGLTSLEVMDELMDINTLNHRRYEKGLEGLTGVRVRGQAEGERANHQYLVIEIDASAAGIHRDEVHAALGAQNVLSRRYFHPSCHQVEPYRSDPARHAPRPLPRAEALAERVLALPTGSAVGPSEIDKVCDIVRRCVSARTPAR; translated from the coding sequence GTGAATGATTCGCCTGTGTTCCGCGAGCCCCTGCACGTCGGTCGCCCCAATATGGGCAGTCGCGCGCGCCTGACGGAGAGACTGGACGGAGCGCTCGACCGGCTCTATCTCACCAACGGCCCACTGGTCCGTGAATTCGAGGAGAAACTCGCCGAAGTCGCAGGAGTCGGTCACTGTGTCGCCGTGTGCAATGCCACGGTCGGTCTCCAGGTCGCGGCCAGGGCCGCGGGAATCCGGGGCGGCGACGAAATCATCGTGCCCGCCTTCACCTGGGTGGCCACGGCGGCGGCGCTGGACTGGATAGGAATTGTTCCTGTTTTCTGCGATGCCGACGAGAGGACGGGAAACCTCGACCCGTCCGAGGTCGAGGCGCTGATCGGTCCACGCACCCGCGGAATCATGGGAGTCCATGTCTTCGGCTATCCGTGTGCGATGGACGAACTCACCGATATCGCCGACCGGCACGGTCTGCCGCTGCTGTTCGACGCGGCCCACGCGATCGGCTGCACCTACAAGGGCCGGCCCGTCGGCGGTTTCGGTGCGGCGGAGGTGTACAGCTTCCACGCCACGAAGTTCGTCAACAGTTTCGAGGGCGGCGCCATCGTCACCCGGGACGCCGAGTTCGCCGAACGCTGCCGCGAGTTGCGCAACTTCGGCATCACCGCGAGCGGTGAGATCAGGTCCGGCGGCACGAACGCCAAGATGAACGAGGCGGCGGCCGCGATGGGACTGACCTCCCTGGAGGTCATGGACGAGCTGATGGACATCAACACCCTCAACCACCGCCGCTACGAGAAGGGCCTCGAAGGACTGACCGGCGTACGGGTGCGGGGCCAGGCCGAGGGCGAGCGTGCCAACCACCAGTATCTGGTGATCGAGATCGACGCCTCGGCCGCCGGCATCCACCGCGACGAGGTGCACGCGGCGCTCGGCGCCCAGAACGTACTGTCCCGCCGCTACTTCCACCCCAGCTGCCATCAGGTGGAGCCCTACCGGAGTGATCCCGCCCGGCACGCCCCGCGGCCCCTGCCGCGCGCGGAGGCACTGGCCGAGCGGGTACTCGCCCTCCCGACGGGCAGCGCCGTCGGGCCGTCGGAGATCGACAAGGTCTGCGACATCGTCCGGCGCTGTGTCAGCGCCCGAACCCCGGCCAGGTGA
- a CDS encoding methylaspartate mutase, with translation MTGFGAFVRSAHERGELVVQPRMGMGAPDAMRAGLAATRAADATTVGTLTLDSYTRVGDLDAAAKALQSGIALNGYPIVTHEESTTRQVLAGIVGDDFPVQVRHGSATPLHIFGALTRVGLDATEGGPVSYCLPYGRIPLDQSVSNWARCCDQFAGLRELGLEPHLETFGGCMLGQLCPPSQLVAISVLEALFFRQHGIRSISLSYAQQTHPEQDREAVRALRRLHTELLPDADCHIVIYAYMGVYPTTPEGAHALLGRAAELAVATGAERLIVKTAAEAHHIPTVADNVAALEHAAAVARAAPRPAAVLPAAGGPAAAGVLPAAPEDHSADSVTHAEARALVEAVMNCGPDIGSALFRAFKRGYLDIPYCLHPDNMGRSRSYIDDTGRLRWADTGMLPLGNTVKTGAVRAVSSSELLTALSYVQRTYDALAFPESAGPAPLSGPRGT, from the coding sequence TTGACGGGATTCGGCGCCTTCGTACGTTCCGCCCACGAGCGGGGCGAACTGGTCGTGCAGCCCCGCATGGGCATGGGCGCCCCCGACGCGATGCGCGCGGGACTGGCCGCCACCCGGGCGGCGGACGCCACCACGGTCGGCACGCTCACCCTGGACAGTTATACGCGCGTAGGCGACCTCGACGCCGCCGCGAAGGCGCTGCAGTCCGGCATCGCCCTCAACGGCTATCCCATCGTCACCCACGAGGAGTCGACGACGCGTCAGGTCCTGGCCGGGATCGTCGGTGACGACTTCCCCGTCCAGGTACGCCACGGATCGGCGACGCCCCTGCACATCTTCGGCGCGCTGACCCGGGTGGGCCTGGACGCCACCGAGGGCGGACCGGTCTCCTACTGCCTGCCGTACGGACGCATCCCGCTCGACCAGTCGGTGAGCAACTGGGCCCGCTGCTGCGACCAGTTCGCCGGGCTGCGGGAGCTGGGACTCGAACCCCACCTCGAGACCTTCGGCGGCTGCATGCTCGGGCAGCTGTGCCCGCCCAGCCAGCTCGTCGCGATCAGCGTGCTCGAGGCGCTCTTCTTCCGGCAGCACGGCATCCGCAGCATCTCCCTCAGCTACGCCCAGCAGACCCACCCCGAACAGGACCGGGAAGCGGTACGGGCCCTGCGCCGCCTGCACACCGAGCTGCTGCCCGACGCCGACTGCCACATCGTCATCTACGCGTACATGGGCGTGTACCCGACCACTCCGGAGGGCGCCCACGCGCTCCTCGGGCGTGCCGCCGAACTGGCCGTCGCCACCGGGGCCGAGCGGCTGATCGTCAAGACGGCGGCCGAGGCGCACCACATCCCCACCGTCGCCGACAACGTGGCCGCCCTCGAACACGCGGCCGCCGTCGCCCGGGCGGCGCCCCGCCCCGCCGCGGTACTCCCCGCGGCAGGAGGGCCCGCCGCGGCCGGCGTGCTGCCCGCCGCCCCCGAGGACCACTCCGCCGACTCCGTGACGCACGCGGAGGCCCGTGCTCTCGTCGAGGCGGTCATGAACTGCGGGCCGGACATCGGCAGCGCCCTGTTCCGTGCCTTCAAGCGGGGATATCTCGACATTCCCTATTGCCTCCATCCCGACAACATGGGGCGCAGCCGGAGTTACATAGACGACACCGGTCGCCTGCGATGGGCGGACACCGGAATGCTGCCGCTGGGAAACACCGTGAAAACGGGCGCCGTTCGCGCGGTTTCCTCCTCCGAACTACTCACCGCGCTTTCCTACGTACAGCGGACGTACGACGCCCTCGCATTTCCCGAATCGGCGGGCCCGGCCCCGCTGTCCGGGCCTAGGGGTACCTAG